The nucleotide window GCCCATGAGCCCCTGCTCGAAGAGCTGCTCCACGAGCGCCGggtccatggcctcggcctcgtccatgtcgcgCGCCCTGGGCAGCACCACCTCGGACGCGAACTTGGACACggactcggccatggcggcctccACCTCGGACAGGTGGCTGATGGGCGTGGGGGGGATGTCGGTGATGTCGAccggtgaggaggaggagtcgctgcggcgggcggccgtcgtggagagggggcgagcggcggcactgcgacacacacaccccaTTGTCAGTCTCAGAGCCCATATAACTTCCAAACGCGGCACGCATTGCCAACTTTCCCTTGGcaagggaagggggagggaggggggatgctGGGGGTTGGTTTGAACTTACACATTCGCCCGCgtggcctgcctggccgcaCCGTTTcggctgctgttgctcgCAACCCGCGTGGCCAGTCCGCGTCCGCTACGCAGCGCGGGGCGAAGGACCCTCGTgaaggacgacgacattgTGTTGTGCGTCGGGCGTGTGGTGGGACTGTGTAAGCCGTGAAGGTCACCCGACCACGCTCGAGGGGtaggaggagggagagaggaggggggaagagagagagagagaaaggacAGGATATAAGTCAGGGATCAACAAGATCAagccgacgaagaggaaggagggcaggaaaaaaaaggacGGCGTTGTTCATGtagggaggggaggggagaggtGTGGCAATGGGTTCGGGGACTCCATGGCCCGGTGAAGCTCTGCCGCTGCAacagcgggcggcgggcggctcgtcgcctGCTTGCTCtggcccagcccgccctccGGCCCGGGGCCCCGTCTCGAGGTGGGTGTCGCGCCTTTGCCGGGGCGACAAACCGGGGGACATGGTCGCCTTTGGCGCTTTTGTGCCGAGGATAACCAGGCCGGCGGTGGGGCGCGAACGCCAAGCCCGGGGTTTATCCGTCCACGTCAGGGACGTCTGCGGTGGGGCGGGCATGTGACGCCTCCCCGAGGACAAGGGAGGTAATTCAGTTCGGTGCACGGCGAATCGATTCGCCGGGGCATACCTGTACATCGCACGTGACCCTCTCATCAGCCAGCTTGGTGGTTGGTGCGCGGACCCCTGGTTGGTAGGTTCACAGGGAAGCTGCGCTGGGGAGATTTTGGCAACCAAGTCGTCCGAGCCTCGTTGGTAGACCTACCTTCAGacgaccatcaccaccagctAGCGACGCCTTCAATTCCGCGCCATCATGGTTGGCACCATTCTGCGGCACCTCTGGGCGCCTCGCGCGAGGCGTGCCGTCCTCTCTTCTTCGCAATCAGCCGCCAGCCGGGCTCTTTCAACGGCAGCCTCGCGGCACTCGTCAcgaccctcgccgtcatcatcccgcctctcctcctcaccctcaccctccgCCGTCCTctcccgcctgccgccgtcgccgtttcCGCGGTTCCCCAcgtccctcccctccccgcgcgccttctcgacgacggcaccccGCCCCAAGACGCTCAACCAGGTCCTCCGCGGCATGCGCAAGGgcaagcgcgcgcgccacgccgTCTCCCCGGCCCTCTCCAACTTGCGCTGCCCGGCCCTAAAGGGCGTCtgcctgcgcgtcggcgtcgtccgcccCAAGAAGCCCAACTCGGGCGAGCGCAAGACGGCCCGTGTCAAGCTCTCCtcgggcgccgtcatcaccgcctACATCCCCGGCGAGGGCCACAACATCCAGCAGCAcagcgtcgtcctcgtccgcggcggccgcgcccaggACTGTCCCGGTGTGCGCTATCACCTCATCCGTGGGGCTCTCGACCTGGTGAGTTTTAGTTTTGTGCTCCTTGcatgcccgccccctccggcctcgtcgcccctTTGCTTCGTGAATTACTCCAGGTCTTTGCTGCGCTTCCTGTTTTTGTGCCGCCTGTCGTGCCGGGCATGTGAGCGACTGCAGGCCGAATAGTGTAACTGACTGAATGGACAGGGAGGCGTCGCGAACCGAACGACAAGCCGCAGCAAGTACGGCACCAAGAAGCCGAAAACGGCGACCGTCGGCTGAGCGAGCGTCTAAGCCACGGCATGGAGATGAGAACAGAAAGCTGGGGGGCATTGAGGGACAGCCCCAAGTCATCAATCTATATCATACTGTAACAATACACACGGAGCGTCGGGCATAAGCAAAGGACACGCGAAACCACCACTGCTGTCGTATTACAGCCTATATGTACATTGCCACACCCGTCGCAACAAAATTCGTGCGAGTGGTTTTTGAACCCAGACAGACGCCGCCTTTACTGCAATGTCAGACCGTCAGACCGTTAGTATAACCGTGTGCTCTTTATACTTTTCCCCCGTGTCAAgtcgtggtgatggcggcccGTGGCCGGCCATTTCGAGCTGTTGTGGCCAAGCGCTGCGTCCGCAGACTTGAGGCTGACCGTTATGATACACCCAACGTGGCGCCAGGCTGTTGTTTCGcctgcgcccccccccctgcctccTCTAGTTGCATGCTGGGGTGTTCTTGCTACTAATCCTGCTGGTTCTCGAAGCCCTCGGGCTTCTTCATGCCGTTAATGTCGAAGTATCGCGATGTGCCTATGAGAGTCAGCAGGTGCGTCGAATCCAGTCACAGAGAGTGATGGCGCATACAGGAGTAGCCCTTCCAGTCAAAGTTATCCTTGGGATTGCAGTGGCAGCGGAGAGCCAGGCGCGTCTTCTCGCCCGTCGGGCAGTGCGTGAAGGGCACATGCCAGTAGGCGATGTCGTTGAAAAAGTGGATGTCGCTCTTGTTGAGCATCAGGCCTGCCGCGATAGAGTGGACAGGGGCGTCGCCCCACCGCTCGTAAAAGAAGCCGCCATCCTGGTCGAGCGACTCGAAAAA belongs to Purpureocillium takamizusanense chromosome 1, complete sequence and includes:
- a CDS encoding uncharacterized protein (EggNog:ENOG503P2WN~COG:J~BUSCO:EOG092653KS), with the translated sequence MVGTILRHLWAPRARRAVLSSSQSAASRALSTAASRHSSRPSPSSSRLSSSPSPSAVLSRLPPSPFPRFPTSLPSPRAFSTTAPRPKTLNQVLRGMRKGKRARHAVSPALSNLRCPALKGVCLRVGVVRPKKPNSGERKTARVKLSSGAVITAYIPGEGHNIQQHSVVLVRGGRAQDCPGVRYHLIRGALDLGGVANRTTSRSKYGTKKPKTATVG